The following proteins are co-located in the Actinomycetes bacterium genome:
- a CDS encoding thiamine ABC transporter substrate-binding protein, with amino-acid sequence MIRARLVALALAGVSLAACSASSGSGGAAASTYPSGSYGAPVTVTLLAHDSFAVSKSLLTAFERRTGITVKVVTGGDAGEVVNKAVLTAGNPEGDVLFGVDNTLLTRALQGGVFERYVSPEDADLRPELKDQTGGGYVTPIDYGDVCVDADTGWFAKHHLSVPQTLADLTRPAYRGLLVAENPATSSPGLAFLLATVARYGDPGWLTYWKALKANGLTVVNSWDDAYNGEFSAAGKGTHPLVVSYGTDPAAAIVFAPSPKPSTPDIAVMDDSCFRQVEYAGVLAGTKHVAAARAVVDWLLSPAVQADVPGSMFVLPARAGVAIPEVFQKWTARPANPLSVPPAEITANRSSWIETWTEAIGQ; translated from the coding sequence GTGATCCGTGCGCGCCTCGTCGCGCTCGCGCTGGCCGGTGTCTCGCTCGCGGCGTGCTCCGCCTCGTCAGGGTCGGGCGGCGCGGCCGCGTCGACGTACCCGAGCGGCTCCTATGGCGCCCCGGTGACCGTCACCCTGCTCGCGCACGACTCCTTCGCGGTGAGCAAGAGCCTGCTGACCGCCTTCGAGCGGCGGACCGGCATCACCGTCAAGGTGGTCACCGGCGGTGACGCGGGCGAGGTGGTCAACAAGGCGGTCCTCACGGCGGGCAACCCGGAGGGCGACGTGCTGTTCGGGGTCGACAACACGCTGCTGACGCGGGCGCTGCAGGGCGGGGTCTTCGAGCGCTACGTCTCGCCGGAGGACGCCGACCTGCGGCCGGAGCTGAAGGACCAGACCGGCGGCGGCTACGTCACGCCGATCGACTACGGCGACGTCTGCGTCGACGCCGACACGGGGTGGTTCGCCAAGCACCACCTGTCCGTTCCGCAGACGCTGGCGGACCTGACGCGGCCGGCCTACCGGGGGCTGCTGGTCGCCGAGAACCCGGCCACGTCCTCGCCCGGGCTCGCCTTCCTGCTGGCCACGGTCGCGCGGTACGGCGACCCCGGCTGGCTGACGTACTGGAAGGCGCTCAAGGCCAACGGGCTGACCGTCGTGAACAGCTGGGACGACGCCTACAACGGCGAGTTCTCCGCGGCCGGCAAGGGGACGCACCCGCTGGTCGTCTCCTACGGCACCGACCCGGCCGCGGCCATCGTCTTCGCGCCGAGCCCCAAGCCGAGCACCCCGGACATCGCGGTGATGGACGACAGCTGCTTCCGCCAGGTCGAGTACGCCGGGGTCCTGGCCGGCACCAAGCACGTGGCCGCGGCGCGCGCCGTGGTCGACTGGCTGCTCTCCCCCGCGGTGCAGGCCGACGTGCCCGGCTCGATGTTCGTGCTGCCGGCGCGCGCCGGCGTGGCGATCCCCGAGGTGTTCCAGAAGTGGACGGCCCGACCCGCGAACCCGCTGTCGGTCCCGCCCGCCGAGATCACCGCCAACCGCTCGTCCTGGATCGAGACGTGGACCGAGGCGATCGGCCAGTAG
- the rodA gene encoding rod shape-determining protein RodA, which yields MTAGYPPYEGSRPVARRSGTFSRDSILWRLDWVLILAVAGLCFMGSLLVYSATRVKLAEAGLDPMSELKKHVLNIVVGAALGIFVALFDHRMLRAYAPFIYVASVIGLLAVLSPLGSSVNGAHSWILLPAGFSVQPSEFAKVALCVGLAMILAERADHESAPSAGLVLTALAVAAVPVGLIMLQPDVGTTVVVLAIILGILAVSEMRASWLLGLLLLGCLGVGLIVHGGALKEYQKARFEVIVNPSIDPSGIGYQLHQGQIAIGSGGLEGKGLFKGTQTNGTFIPEQDTDFVFTVAGEELGFVGAGTMILLLGLVLWRGLRIALQADDMFGRLVAVGVVCWFAFQSFENIGMTLGIMPMTGVPLPFVSYGGSAMFASMMAVGLLQNVHLRRYA from the coding sequence ATGACCGCCGGCTACCCGCCGTACGAGGGCTCCCGTCCGGTCGCCCGACGCAGCGGCACCTTCTCCCGCGACTCGATCCTGTGGCGCCTCGACTGGGTGCTTATCCTCGCGGTCGCGGGGCTGTGCTTCATGGGTTCGTTGCTCGTGTACTCCGCGACGCGGGTGAAGCTCGCCGAGGCCGGGCTCGACCCGATGAGCGAGCTCAAGAAGCACGTCCTCAACATCGTCGTCGGGGCGGCGCTGGGCATTTTCGTCGCGTTGTTCGACCACCGCATGCTGCGCGCGTACGCGCCGTTCATCTACGTCGCGTCGGTCATCGGCCTGCTCGCCGTGCTCTCCCCGCTGGGCTCCAGCGTCAACGGTGCCCATTCGTGGATCCTGCTGCCCGCGGGCTTCTCGGTGCAGCCCTCGGAGTTCGCCAAGGTCGCCCTGTGCGTGGGGCTGGCGATGATCCTCGCCGAACGCGCGGACCACGAGTCGGCCCCGTCGGCCGGCCTCGTCCTCACCGCGCTCGCGGTGGCGGCAGTCCCTGTCGGGCTCATCATGCTGCAGCCCGACGTCGGCACCACGGTCGTGGTCCTCGCCATCATCCTGGGCATCCTCGCGGTGTCGGAGATGCGCGCCAGCTGGCTGCTCGGCCTGCTGCTGCTGGGGTGCCTCGGGGTCGGGCTCATCGTCCACGGCGGCGCGCTGAAGGAGTACCAGAAGGCCCGCTTCGAGGTGATCGTCAACCCCTCGATCGACCCGAGCGGCATCGGCTACCAGCTGCACCAAGGCCAGATCGCCATCGGGTCGGGCGGCCTGGAGGGCAAGGGGCTGTTCAAGGGGACGCAGACCAACGGCACGTTCATCCCGGAGCAGGACACCGACTTCGTGTTCACGGTCGCCGGCGAGGAGCTCGGCTTCGTCGGCGCGGGGACGATGATCCTGCTCCTTGGGCTGGTGCTCTGGCGCGGCCTGCGTATCGCCTTGCAGGCCGACGACATGTTCGGCCGGCTGGTCGCCGTCGGCGTCGTGTGCTGGTTCGCCTTCCAGTCCTTCGAGAACATCGGCATGACGTTGGGGATCATGCCGATGACCGGCGTACCGCTGCCCTTCGTCTCCTACGGAGGCTCGGCCATGTTCGCCTCGATGATGGCGGTCGGCCTGCTCCAGAACGTCCACCTCCGCCGCTACGCCTGA
- a CDS encoding TIGR03936 family radical SAM-associated protein: protein MQRLYVRYAKRGRLRFSSHRDFQRAFERALRRAGVPMAYSAGFSPHPRISYANAAPTGTASEAEYVEIGVVAHCDPDRLRAELDAALPPGLDVLEVVDAGEAGRGFLAERLQGSVWRVELPDVEPERAEAAVAAFLGRDEVIVQRLTRTGVRSFDARGAVVRLEVDAPDSPTGTPGVGPDGSPCAILHLVVRHETPAVRPDDVLGALRLVADLAPPVPPSVTRLAQGPLDAARGTVADPMASSRS, encoded by the coding sequence GTGCAGCGGCTCTACGTGCGTTACGCCAAGCGCGGCCGGTTGCGCTTCTCCTCGCACCGGGACTTCCAGCGCGCCTTCGAGCGAGCGCTGCGCCGCGCCGGCGTGCCGATGGCGTACTCCGCCGGGTTCAGCCCGCACCCCCGTATCTCCTACGCCAACGCCGCGCCGACCGGCACGGCCAGCGAGGCGGAGTACGTCGAGATCGGCGTCGTCGCCCACTGCGACCCGGATCGGTTGCGGGCCGAGCTCGACGCAGCGCTGCCACCCGGCCTGGACGTGCTGGAAGTGGTGGACGCGGGGGAGGCCGGCCGTGGTTTCCTCGCCGAGCGCCTGCAGGGCTCGGTGTGGCGCGTCGAGCTGCCCGACGTCGAGCCGGAACGGGCCGAAGCGGCGGTGGCCGCCTTCCTGGGACGCGACGAGGTGATCGTGCAACGGCTGACCAGGACGGGAGTGCGCTCCTTCGACGCCCGCGGGGCCGTCGTCCGCCTCGAGGTCGACGCGCCGGACTCACCGACCGGGACGCCGGGCGTCGGGCCGGACGGCTCGCCGTGTGCGATACTGCACCTGGTCGTGCGGCACGAAACACCGGCCGTCCGACCCGACGACGTGCTCGGTGCGTTGCGCCTGGTGGCCGACCTCGCGCCGCCGGTCCCACCTTCGGTGACCCGGCTGGCGCAGGGGCCGCTCGACGCGGCCCGGGGCACTGTCGCCGACCCGATGGCATCGTCTCGGTCCTGA
- a CDS encoding Rne/Rng family ribonuclease — protein sequence MLDNDDTSSGSDQAPAEGQVSDAPVDQAAPPEPAAKPRRRSARRPAGPPVEAEATSAGSTPEETTPEKAASQEPPRRRSRKKAVAAVFSAETAPVDLPAEASEEAGVPGPVEPLFQPPDIPAVAPDEELEEPEEPEEDLEEAEEAEEEETGEPEEGEGAPRRRRRRRGGRGRKRKSAEEAEEGAEPEPGENEAETAESAETDEGGEGEGESATHRRRRRRRRSGAEAEAGPDEPPNTVVRVREPRKRTREEGDEVTGLSGSTRLEAKKQRRREGRDQGRRRPPVITEAEFLARRESVERVMVVRQTGERTQIAVLEDGMLVEHYVNRASSVSFVGNVYLGRVQNVLPSMEAAFVDIGKGRNAVLYAGEVNWDAAGLDGQPRRIEHAMKAGDSVLVQVTKDPVGHKGARLTAQVSLPGRFLVFVPDGSMTGISRKLPDTERNRLKSILREVVPDDAGVIVRTAAEGASEEELRRDVARLTAQWEDISRKAKAASAPALLYGEPDLTVRVIRDIFNEDFSSLVVSGDDAWDMVEPYIGHVAPDLVPRLSRWTQEGDAFAAYRVDEQLTKALDRKVWLPSGGSLVIDRTEAMTVIDVNTGKFTGAGGNLEETVTRNNLEAAEEIVRQLRLRDVGGIIVIDFIDMVLESNRDLVLRRLLECLGRDRTRHQVAEVTSLGLVQMTRKRVGQGLLEAFSEPCETCHGRGVIIRTEPVEDRRHGNGEDAEPSEGGRRRRGRGKASAAAVD from the coding sequence ATGCTCGACAACGACGACACGAGCAGCGGCAGCGACCAGGCGCCCGCCGAGGGCCAGGTCTCGGACGCGCCGGTCGACCAGGCCGCGCCGCCGGAGCCCGCGGCCAAGCCGCGCCGGCGCTCCGCCCGACGACCGGCCGGGCCGCCGGTCGAGGCGGAGGCGACCTCGGCCGGGTCAACACCGGAGGAGACGACGCCCGAGAAGGCCGCGTCCCAGGAGCCGCCGCGGCGCCGCAGCCGCAAGAAGGCCGTCGCCGCGGTCTTCTCCGCCGAGACGGCTCCGGTCGACCTGCCGGCCGAGGCCAGCGAGGAGGCAGGCGTCCCCGGTCCGGTCGAGCCGCTGTTCCAGCCCCCGGACATCCCGGCGGTCGCGCCCGACGAGGAGCTCGAGGAGCCGGAAGAGCCCGAGGAGGACCTCGAGGAGGCCGAGGAGGCCGAGGAGGAGGAGACCGGCGAGCCCGAGGAGGGCGAGGGTGCCCCCCGGCGTCGCCGGCGTCGCCGCGGGGGCCGCGGCCGCAAGCGCAAGAGCGCCGAGGAGGCCGAGGAGGGCGCGGAGCCCGAGCCGGGCGAGAACGAGGCCGAGACCGCCGAGTCGGCCGAGACCGACGAGGGCGGCGAGGGCGAGGGGGAGTCGGCCACCCACCGGCGCCGGCGCCGGCGCCGGCGCAGCGGCGCCGAGGCGGAGGCCGGCCCGGACGAGCCGCCGAACACCGTCGTGCGGGTCCGTGAGCCCCGCAAGCGCACTCGCGAGGAGGGCGACGAGGTCACTGGCCTGTCCGGGTCGACCCGGCTCGAGGCCAAGAAGCAGCGCCGCCGGGAAGGCCGTGACCAGGGTCGCCGCCGCCCGCCGGTGATCACCGAGGCCGAGTTCCTGGCCCGGCGCGAGAGCGTCGAGCGGGTCATGGTGGTGCGCCAGACCGGGGAGCGGACCCAGATCGCGGTCCTCGAGGACGGCATGCTCGTCGAGCACTACGTCAACCGGGCCTCGTCGGTCTCCTTCGTGGGCAACGTCTACCTCGGCCGGGTGCAGAACGTGCTGCCCTCGATGGAGGCGGCGTTCGTCGACATCGGCAAGGGCCGCAACGCCGTCCTCTACGCCGGTGAGGTCAACTGGGACGCCGCCGGACTGGACGGCCAGCCGCGGCGCATCGAGCACGCGATGAAGGCAGGCGACTCGGTGCTCGTCCAGGTCACCAAGGACCCGGTCGGACACAAGGGGGCCCGCCTCACCGCCCAGGTGAGCCTGCCCGGCCGCTTCCTGGTCTTCGTCCCCGACGGGTCGATGACCGGCATCAGCCGCAAGCTGCCCGACACCGAGCGCAACCGGCTCAAGTCCATCCTGCGCGAGGTGGTCCCCGACGACGCCGGCGTCATCGTGCGCACCGCCGCCGAGGGTGCCTCCGAGGAGGAGCTGCGCCGTGACGTGGCGCGCCTCACCGCCCAGTGGGAGGACATCAGCCGGAAGGCCAAGGCGGCCTCGGCGCCCGCCCTGCTCTACGGCGAGCCCGACCTGACCGTGCGCGTGATCCGCGACATCTTCAACGAGGACTTCTCCTCCCTCGTCGTGAGCGGGGACGACGCGTGGGACATGGTCGAGCCCTACATCGGGCACGTCGCCCCCGACCTGGTGCCGCGGCTGTCCCGGTGGACCCAGGAGGGCGACGCCTTCGCCGCCTACCGCGTGGACGAGCAGCTGACCAAGGCGCTGGACCGCAAGGTCTGGCTGCCCTCGGGCGGCTCGTTGGTCATCGATCGCACCGAGGCGATGACGGTCATCGACGTCAACACCGGGAAGTTCACCGGCGCCGGGGGCAACCTCGAGGAGACCGTCACCCGCAACAACCTCGAGGCGGCCGAGGAGATCGTGCGCCAGCTCCGCCTGCGCGACGTGGGCGGGATCATCGTCATCGACTTCATCGACATGGTCCTCGAGAGCAACCGCGACCTGGTGCTGCGCCGCCTGCTCGAGTGCCTCGGCCGCGACCGCACCCGTCACCAGGTCGCGGAGGTCACCTCGCTCGGCCTCGTGCAGATGACCCGCAAGCGGGTCGGCCAGGGCCTGCTCGAGGCGTTCAGCGAGCCGTGCGAGACCTGTCACGGCCGCGGGGTGATCATCCGCACCGAGCCGGTCGAGGACCGCAGGCACGGCAACGGCGAGGACGCCGAGCCCAGCGAGGGCGGCCGGCGCCGCCGGGGCCGGGGGAAGGCCTCAGCCGCCGCCGTAGACTAA
- a CDS encoding TIGR03960 family B12-binding radical SAM protein: MPVESVFPRLEALLPLVSKPIQYVGGELNAQVKDWDCVSVRWALMYPDAYEVGLPNQGVMILYEVLNEQPDVLAERTYAVWPDLERLMREHDVPQFTVDAHRPVAAFDLLGVSFATELGYTNLLTALDLAGIPLDSRERGDEHPIVIAGGHAAFNPEPIADFVDAAVLGDGEQAVLAISEIVRRHKGEGSPGGREELLLRLARSGSAYVPRYYDVEYLPDGRIRRVAPNTAGVPWRVAKHTVSDLDLWPYPKQPLVPLAETVHERMSVEIFRGCTRGCRFCQAGMITRPVRERSLTGIGEMVARGLATTGYEEVGLLSLSSADHSEIAAITKGLADRYAGTSTSLSLPSTRVDAFNIDLANELSRNGRRSGLTFAPEGGSERIRRVINKTVSEEDLIGTVTAAYAAGWRQVKLYFMCGLPTETDEDVLQIAELARRVIATGREVTGSRDIRCTVSIGGFVPKPHTPFQWAAQLGHEATDARLAKLREALRADRSYGRAIGLRYHDGKPGIIEGLLSRGDRRVGAVIRAAWEDGARFDGWSEHFSFERWVAATERGLAGSGVDLDWYTTREREQAEVLPWDHLDAGLDREWLWEDWQDALAEVEVDDCRWTPCFDCGVCPQLGTEIQVGPTGETLLPVPAVPPRVLADAPAS, from the coding sequence ATGCCGGTCGAGTCAGTCTTCCCTCGGCTCGAGGCCCTCCTCCCGCTGGTGTCCAAGCCGATCCAGTACGTCGGGGGCGAGCTCAACGCCCAGGTCAAGGACTGGGACTGTGTCAGCGTGCGCTGGGCGCTGATGTACCCGGACGCCTATGAGGTGGGCCTGCCCAACCAGGGCGTCATGATCCTCTACGAGGTGCTCAACGAGCAGCCGGACGTCCTGGCGGAGCGCACGTACGCCGTCTGGCCCGACCTCGAGCGGCTGATGCGCGAGCACGACGTCCCGCAGTTCACCGTCGACGCCCACCGGCCGGTCGCCGCCTTCGACCTGCTGGGGGTGAGCTTCGCCACCGAGCTCGGCTACACGAACCTCCTGACCGCCCTCGATCTGGCCGGCATCCCGCTGGACAGCAGGGAGCGCGGTGACGAGCACCCGATCGTCATCGCCGGCGGCCACGCCGCGTTCAACCCCGAGCCGATCGCGGACTTCGTGGACGCCGCGGTGCTCGGCGACGGCGAGCAGGCGGTGCTCGCGATCAGCGAGATCGTGCGCCGGCACAAGGGCGAGGGCAGCCCCGGGGGGCGGGAGGAGCTGCTGCTGCGGCTGGCCCGGAGCGGGAGCGCGTACGTCCCCCGGTACTACGACGTCGAGTACCTCCCGGACGGCAGGATCCGGCGGGTCGCGCCGAACACCGCCGGCGTCCCGTGGCGGGTCGCCAAACACACCGTGAGCGACCTGGACCTGTGGCCGTATCCGAAGCAGCCGTTGGTGCCGCTCGCCGAGACGGTCCACGAGCGCATGTCCGTGGAGATCTTCCGCGGCTGTACGCGCGGCTGCCGGTTCTGCCAGGCCGGGATGATCACCCGCCCGGTGCGGGAGCGCAGCCTCACGGGCATCGGCGAGATGGTCGCCCGCGGGCTCGCGACCACCGGCTACGAGGAGGTCGGCCTGCTCAGCCTGTCCAGCGCCGACCACTCCGAGATCGCCGCCATCACCAAGGGTCTGGCCGACCGCTACGCCGGCACGAGCACCAGCCTCAGCCTGCCGAGCACCCGCGTCGACGCCTTCAACATCGACCTGGCGAACGAGCTGTCGCGAAACGGCCGGCGTTCGGGGCTGACCTTCGCCCCCGAGGGGGGCTCGGAGCGCATCCGCCGCGTCATCAACAAGACCGTCTCGGAGGAGGACCTGATCGGGACGGTCACGGCCGCGTACGCCGCCGGGTGGCGGCAGGTCAAGCTCTACTTCATGTGCGGCCTGCCCACGGAGACCGACGAGGACGTCCTGCAGATCGCCGAGCTGGCGCGCCGGGTCATCGCCACCGGGCGCGAGGTCACCGGCAGCCGTGACATCCGCTGCACGGTCTCGATCGGTGGCTTCGTGCCGAAGCCGCACACGCCGTTCCAGTGGGCCGCCCAGCTCGGGCACGAGGCGACCGACGCCCGCCTGGCCAAGCTGCGCGAGGCGCTGCGGGCCGACCGGTCCTACGGCCGCGCGATCGGCCTGCGCTACCACGACGGCAAGCCGGGGATCATCGAGGGCCTGCTCTCCCGCGGCGACCGACGGGTGGGGGCGGTCATCCGGGCTGCCTGGGAGGACGGCGCGCGTTTCGACGGCTGGAGCGAGCACTTCTCCTTCGAGCGCTGGGTCGCGGCCACCGAGCGCGGGCTGGCCGGCTCCGGCGTGGACCTGGACTGGTACACCACCCGCGAGCGCGAGCAGGCGGAGGTCCTGCCCTGGGACCACCTCGACGCGGGGCTGGACAGGGAGTGGCTCTGGGAGGACTGGCAGGACGCGCTCGCCGAGGTCGAGGTCGACGACTGCCGCTGGACGCCCTGCTTCGACTGCGGCGTCTGCCCGCAGCTCGGCACCGAGATCCAGGTCGGCCCGACCGGCGAGACGCTGCTCCCGGTCCCCGCCGTACCGCCCCGCGTCCTCGCCGACGCGCCCGCGTCGTGA
- the mrdA gene encoding penicillin-binding protein 2: MTDRSSLRLVVLQVLVISLLLTLVGRLWYMQVIATTTYQAIAANNAEETVVTPAVRGLILDDKGRPLAENRESIVVTVDAETLAGRKDKGKVVLYRLAKVLGTTYRDLYERTRRCGTDPDAHAPECWSGSPFQPIPVAKDVTTQVALSVSEERERFPGVSATLETVREYPEPLGANAAHELGYLGPATQAEINASKGTSSPITASDLVGKTGLEAVYDNVLRGKAGVTTYYVNAARHITGTESDVAATPGDYLVTSLDAQVQKVAEDQLAAAIKRARVTGDVNKKGKKFPADSGAVVVMDVRTGRIIAMASYPTYNPSVWVGGISAKDYAAITSKKDNYPTLSRAYQGLYAPGSTFKVVSLPAVAKSPGYSLYGSYPCPSKLKIGNTYKANYESEAFGNISLQKAIEVSCDTVFYGVAYHDWLHEGGAKAKLSAKDPFTEMAKAYGMDELTGVDLTGEARSRIFDRQGKYQYWQATRASACEGAKTRPKGTYLQRIDAENCSAQGYIYLPGDAANFAIGQGSTAVTPLQMARAYAAVANGGTLWQPTIGKAVITPSGKLVRIIKPKKVGRLPVPKTVLAYLQHALTTVVTGSHGTARGPFANFPKGQLPIAAKTGTAEVQGKATTSWFASYAPANKPQYAVVMMVSQGGTGSGISGPSVEKIYEALYGVTGSHTVDPAKAIMTTPPTTLPRITKNGRLVAVPTLPLLKTWVPNLTGIPGPPLYVATAADSRARATGRAARRANGSTASTRASPSRSP; the protein is encoded by the coding sequence TTCCTCGCTGCGCCTGGTGGTGCTGCAGGTCCTGGTCATCTCGCTGCTGCTGACCCTCGTGGGGCGTCTGTGGTACATGCAGGTGATCGCGACGACGACGTACCAGGCGATCGCCGCCAACAACGCCGAGGAGACCGTGGTGACCCCGGCGGTCCGCGGCCTGATCCTCGACGACAAGGGACGCCCGCTCGCGGAGAACCGTGAGTCGATCGTGGTCACCGTCGACGCCGAGACGCTCGCGGGGCGCAAGGACAAGGGCAAGGTCGTCCTCTATCGGCTGGCCAAGGTGCTCGGGACGACCTACCGCGACCTCTACGAGCGCACGCGGCGGTGCGGGACCGATCCCGACGCGCACGCGCCGGAGTGCTGGAGCGGGTCGCCGTTCCAGCCGATCCCGGTCGCCAAGGACGTCACCACCCAGGTCGCCCTGTCGGTCAGCGAGGAGCGCGAGCGCTTCCCGGGCGTGAGCGCCACGCTGGAGACGGTGCGGGAGTACCCGGAGCCGCTGGGCGCCAACGCCGCGCACGAGCTGGGCTATCTCGGCCCCGCGACCCAGGCCGAGATCAACGCCTCGAAGGGCACGAGCTCGCCGATCACGGCCTCCGACCTGGTCGGCAAGACCGGCCTGGAGGCGGTGTACGACAACGTGCTGCGGGGCAAGGCGGGCGTGACGACGTACTACGTCAACGCGGCCCGGCACATCACGGGGACCGAGTCCGACGTCGCGGCGACGCCGGGGGACTACCTGGTCACCAGTCTGGACGCGCAGGTGCAGAAGGTCGCCGAGGACCAGCTCGCCGCCGCCATCAAGCGCGCCCGTGTGACCGGCGACGTCAACAAGAAGGGCAAGAAGTTCCCGGCCGACTCCGGCGCCGTCGTCGTCATGGACGTGAGGACTGGGCGGATCATCGCCATGGCGAGCTACCCGACCTACAACCCGTCCGTGTGGGTCGGTGGCATCTCGGCCAAGGACTACGCGGCGATCACGAGCAAGAAGGACAACTACCCCACGCTGTCGCGGGCCTACCAGGGTCTGTACGCGCCGGGCTCGACGTTCAAGGTCGTGTCGCTGCCGGCGGTAGCGAAGTCGCCGGGGTACTCCCTCTACGGGTCCTACCCGTGCCCGTCGAAGCTGAAGATCGGCAACACATACAAGGCGAACTACGAGTCGGAGGCATTCGGCAACATCAGCCTGCAGAAGGCGATCGAGGTCTCTTGCGACACGGTCTTCTATGGCGTCGCGTATCACGACTGGCTGCACGAGGGCGGCGCGAAGGCCAAGCTCTCCGCCAAGGACCCGTTCACCGAGATGGCCAAGGCGTACGGCATGGACGAGCTGACCGGGGTGGACCTGACCGGCGAGGCACGCAGCCGCATCTTCGACCGCCAGGGCAAGTACCAGTACTGGCAGGCGACGCGGGCGTCGGCCTGCGAGGGCGCGAAGACGCGCCCGAAGGGCACGTACCTCCAGCGAATCGACGCCGAGAACTGCAGCGCGCAGGGCTACATCTATCTCCCCGGGGACGCGGCCAACTTCGCCATCGGCCAGGGCTCGACGGCCGTCACCCCGCTGCAGATGGCGCGGGCCTACGCCGCGGTGGCCAACGGCGGCACGTTGTGGCAGCCGACCATCGGCAAGGCGGTGATCACCCCGAGCGGCAAGCTGGTGCGCATCATCAAGCCCAAGAAGGTCGGCAGGCTGCCGGTGCCCAAGACCGTGCTGGCGTACCTGCAGCACGCGCTCACGACCGTTGTCACGGGGTCCCACGGCACCGCGCGCGGACCCTTCGCGAACTTCCCGAAGGGCCAGCTGCCGATCGCGGCGAAGACTGGTACCGCCGAGGTGCAGGGCAAGGCCACCACCTCCTGGTTCGCCTCCTACGCCCCCGCGAACAAGCCGCAGTACGCAGTGGTCATGATGGTCAGCCAGGGCGGGACCGGGTCGGGCATCTCCGGCCCGTCCGTGGAGAAGATCTACGAGGCGCTGTACGGCGTGACCGGTTCGCACACGGTCGACCCCGCCAAGGCGATCATGACCACCCCGCCGACCACGCTGCCCAGGATCACCAAGAACGGGCGCCTGGTGGCCGTCCCGACCCTGCCGCTGCTGAAGACCTGGGTGCCGAACCTGACCGGCATCCCCGGGCCGCCGCTGTACGTCGCGACCGCGGCGGACTCCCGGGCCCGGGCCACCGGTCGCGCCGCCCGGCGGGCGAACGGGTCCACCGCCAGCACGCGTGCGTCGCCCTCGAGGTCGCCATGA